A DNA window from Novosphingobium sp. RL4 contains the following coding sequences:
- a CDS encoding ParD-like family protein, giving the protein MGIVNIEDELHEQLRKASKASYRSINAQAAFWIRIGMLCELNPQLTFQQIVIRELREAGVDPGDLAPGDAARSSERVP; this is encoded by the coding sequence ATGGGTATCGTCAACATCGAGGATGAGCTGCACGAGCAGCTCCGCAAGGCGAGCAAGGCGTCCTATCGCTCGATCAATGCGCAGGCTGCCTTCTGGATCAGGATCGGCATGCTTTGCGAACTCAATCCGCAGCTCACGTTCCAGCAGATCGTCATCCGCGAACTGCGGGAAGCGGGCGTCGATCCGGGGGATCTCGCGCCGGGAGATGCGGCGCGCAGCAGCGAGCGCGTTCCATGA
- a CDS encoding SDR family oxidoreductase translates to MSDRPAMLVTGGAKRIGAAIARSFGAAGWHVVIHYGHSREQAEALAQELPSSEIVGCELNDWDAGPAMVEELAARLPDWRVLVNCAGMFDLDTATMLDPPTFEKAMRVNAGTPARLAQAFLAHARARTGRRVIHVTDQKLLNPNPDFFSYTMSKHALAATIPMLSMARMAEDDRIYGLAPGAILASHDQTEEEAEISHRLNLLHRKTTPEDVASAALFLSQGWLESGETLYVDSGQHLLAQPRDVLFLARQ, encoded by the coding sequence ATGAGCGATCGGCCTGCCATGCTGGTAACGGGCGGCGCCAAGCGGATCGGCGCCGCCATCGCCCGCTCGTTCGGCGCGGCGGGATGGCATGTCGTCATCCATTACGGACATTCGCGGGAACAGGCGGAGGCGCTGGCGCAGGAACTGCCGTCCTCGGAAATCGTGGGCTGCGAATTGAACGACTGGGACGCCGGCCCCGCCATGGTCGAGGAACTCGCCGCGCGCCTGCCGGACTGGCGCGTGCTGGTGAACTGCGCGGGCATGTTCGACCTCGATACGGCCACCATGCTCGATCCGCCCACTTTCGAGAAAGCCATGCGGGTCAATGCCGGTACCCCGGCCCGGCTCGCGCAGGCCTTCCTCGCCCATGCCCGCGCACGCACCGGACGCCGGGTGATCCACGTCACCGACCAGAAGCTGCTCAATCCGAACCCGGACTTCTTCTCCTACACGATGAGCAAGCACGCGCTGGCGGCCACGATCCCCATGCTGTCGATGGCGCGCATGGCAGAGGATGACCGCATCTACGGCCTCGCGCCCGGCGCGATCCTCGCCAGCCACGACCAGACCGAGGAGGAAGCCGAAATCTCGCACCGGCTGAACCTCCTCCATCGCAAGACCACCCCGGAAGACGTGGCTTCGGCCGCGCTGTTCCTCTCGCAAGGATGGCTGGAAAGCGGCGAAACCCTTTACGTCGATTCCGGCCAGCACCTCCTCGCCCAGCCGCGTGACGTGTTGTTCCTCGCACGCCAGTGA
- a CDS encoding GGDEF domain-containing protein encodes MKSHGLRNVAAGTGLSVLTTVLLLQLAHVVPGLAMADRAASGNAGGLLVLGVVIALAVSAPVCLVLMRQQVRIAALHGELAQAFKRLERMARVDGMTGLTNRDVFIEMTREAMEERAGWLIVADVDHFKQINDGFGHSVGDRVLVAIGDAIQANLRAGDLCGRLGGEEFGLFLHARSGREAHAAAERLRGTVADLAVSTFSGGKVVPTLSLGVSATHGLSLAEAMRRADEALYEAKRQGRNRTVSAAEPSPEHHLRLVSGHL; translated from the coding sequence ATGAAGAGTCACGGCTTGCGCAATGTCGCTGCCGGCACCGGATTATCGGTGCTGACCACCGTGCTGCTGTTGCAACTGGCGCACGTCGTGCCGGGGCTGGCCATGGCTGACCGTGCGGCGAGCGGGAACGCAGGGGGGCTGCTGGTGCTGGGCGTGGTGATCGCACTTGCCGTGTCGGCACCGGTCTGCCTCGTGCTGATGCGGCAGCAGGTGCGGATCGCGGCGCTGCACGGGGAACTGGCGCAGGCCTTCAAGCGGTTGGAGCGTATGGCCCGGGTGGATGGGATGACCGGGCTCACCAATCGCGACGTCTTCATCGAGATGACCCGCGAGGCGATGGAGGAGCGTGCGGGCTGGCTGATCGTGGCTGATGTCGATCATTTCAAGCAGATCAACGACGGTTTCGGCCATAGCGTGGGGGACCGGGTGCTGGTGGCCATCGGCGATGCGATCCAGGCCAATCTGCGCGCGGGGGACTTGTGCGGAAGGCTGGGCGGCGAGGAGTTCGGCCTGTTCCTCCATGCCCGCAGCGGCCGTGAAGCCCATGCCGCCGCCGAGCGCCTGCGCGGCACGGTTGCCGATCTCGCGGTTTCGACGTTCTCTGGCGGCAAGGTCGTGCCCACGCTCAGCCTCGGCGTCTCGGCAACGCACGGACTATCGCTGGCGGAAGCCATGCGCCGCGCGGACGAGGCGCTGTACGAAGCCAAGCGACAAGGCCGCAACCGCACGGTTTCCGCAGCGGAACCGTCTCCGGAGCATCATCTCCGGCTCGTCTCGGGTCACCTCTGA
- a CDS encoding cyclopropane-fatty-acyl-phospholipid synthase family protein, translating into MAMGILDRFLQRGVRQGVLEVVRPDGSVKRFGTPAAGFPEVRIRFTDAKGERRILTDPRLGAAEAFMDGQLVIEQGDIMEMVELIRSNAKWDKGGELHEHTAFKKLKGKVVTLVDGINKAASAKKNIAHHYDIGNELYNLFLDIEHMQYSCAYWPEPGITLEQAQTAKLAHIAAKLALEPGQRVLDIGCGWGGMAIYLAKNAGVSVLGITLSEEQLALARERAEQAGVTDKVTFELVDYRDLAARGAKFDRIVSVGMFEHVGQAQFSQFFRAVGNLLTDDGVMLLHTIGRMGGPGSTDAFTRKYIFPGGYIPALSETVAASEKFRLIATDVENLRLHYALTLREWYKRCVANKEAIVSLMDERFYRMWTFYLAGATAAFESGGMCNYQIQYTRSRLALPLTRDYMPVAEAALLGA; encoded by the coding sequence ATGGCAATGGGAATTCTCGATCGTTTCCTCCAGAGAGGCGTCCGCCAGGGCGTTCTGGAGGTTGTCCGCCCCGATGGCAGCGTGAAACGGTTCGGCACGCCTGCCGCCGGCTTTCCCGAAGTCCGTATCCGCTTCACCGATGCCAAGGGCGAACGCCGCATCCTCACCGATCCGCGCCTTGGCGCGGCGGAGGCCTTCATGGACGGGCAACTCGTCATCGAGCAGGGCGACATCATGGAGATGGTCGAACTGATCCGGTCCAACGCCAAGTGGGACAAGGGCGGCGAACTCCATGAACATACCGCCTTCAAGAAGCTGAAAGGCAAGGTCGTCACGCTGGTAGACGGCATCAACAAGGCGGCCAGCGCCAAGAAAAACATCGCGCACCACTACGATATCGGCAACGAACTCTATAACCTGTTCCTCGATATCGAGCACATGCAGTACTCCTGCGCCTACTGGCCGGAACCCGGCATCACGCTGGAACAGGCGCAGACCGCCAAGCTGGCGCATATTGCCGCCAAGCTCGCGCTCGAACCGGGCCAGCGCGTGCTCGACATCGGCTGCGGCTGGGGCGGAATGGCGATCTACCTTGCGAAGAACGCCGGCGTCTCGGTGCTGGGCATCACCCTCAGCGAGGAACAGCTCGCCCTCGCCCGCGAGCGCGCCGAGCAGGCGGGCGTTACCGACAAGGTCACCTTCGAACTCGTCGACTACCGCGACCTTGCCGCGCGCGGCGCCAAGTTCGACCGCATCGTCTCGGTCGGCATGTTCGAACATGTCGGGCAGGCTCAGTTCAGCCAGTTCTTCAGGGCCGTCGGCAACCTGCTGACGGACGACGGCGTCATGCTGCTCCACACCATCGGCCGCATGGGCGGCCCCGGTTCGACCGACGCCTTCACCCGCAAGTACATTTTCCCCGGCGGCTACATCCCAGCCCTCAGCGAAACGGTTGCAGCCAGCGAGAAATTCCGCCTGATCGCAACGGATGTCGAAAACCTGCGCCTTCACTACGCGCTGACCTTGCGGGAATGGTACAAGCGCTGCGTCGCCAACAAGGAAGCCATCGTCAGCCTCATGGACGAACGCTTCTACCGGATGTGGACTTTCTACCTCGCCGGCGCCACCGCAGCCTTCGAAAGTGGCGGCATGTGCAACTATCAGATCCAGTACACCCGCAGCCGCCTCGCCCTTCCGCTCACCCGTGACTATATGCCCGTGGCCGAAGCGGCACTGTTGGGCGCATAG
- a CDS encoding sulfotransferase family 2 domain-containing protein produces MAPELEPTTGTTGVNRILASAFGVKLVSDIPERLSRHGLRPWLDGKRRRRLDRIRDSRLLFIHVPKNAGTSICDRLYGAQMKHCSAIYYARCAPDVLALPSFAIIRDPVDRFLSAFRYARSGGTRHRTISAPFQKHYGTFHTIDDAIDHLAEARSPFDIDHVFRPQSWYVLDGRGRPAVDRLIPYEQIGDIGRRLGREELASLPEFNRSRECRERPTACQLDFLHSFYEADFALRHQALTGIPATVRATGPIGAPVPSFAG; encoded by the coding sequence ATGGCACCCGAGTTAGAACCGACTACCGGTACCACCGGCGTCAACCGCATCCTCGCCTCCGCTTTCGGCGTGAAGCTCGTCAGCGACATTCCCGAGCGGCTTTCCCGCCATGGACTGCGCCCCTGGCTGGACGGAAAACGCCGCCGCAGACTGGACCGCATCCGCGACAGCCGCCTGCTGTTCATCCATGTCCCCAAGAACGCCGGAACCTCGATCTGCGACCGGCTCTATGGCGCTCAGATGAAGCACTGCTCGGCAATCTACTACGCCAGGTGCGCGCCCGACGTTCTGGCCCTGCCCAGTTTCGCGATCATCCGCGATCCGGTGGACCGCTTTCTCTCGGCCTTCCGCTACGCCCGCTCCGGCGGAACCCGGCACCGGACGATTTCGGCCCCCTTCCAGAAGCATTACGGCACATTTCACACGATTGACGACGCCATCGACCATCTGGCCGAGGCACGTTCCCCTTTCGACATCGACCATGTGTTCCGCCCGCAGAGCTGGTACGTGCTCGATGGCCGCGGACGCCCGGCCGTGGATCGCCTCATCCCCTATGAACAGATCGGCGATATCGGGCGCAGGCTCGGCCGCGAGGAACTTGCCAGCCTGCCGGAATTCAACCGCAGCCGCGAATGCCGCGAACGTCCGACCGCGTGCCAGCTGGACTTCCTCCACAGCTTCTACGAGGCCGACTTCGCGCTGCGGCACCAGGCGCTGACCGGCATTCCGGCAACTGTGCGGGCGACCGGCCCGATCGGTGCCCCGGTCCCGTCATTTGCCGGGTGA
- a CDS encoding nuclear transport factor 2 family protein: MASMSFLALLAAAALSSAPAVPPSAAPAVQADPLTREVAALDAKVFDAYNRCDLDAFAGYFDPGVAFFHDTGGATFDRDTVVANTRKYICGKVRRELLPATLRIYPIKDYGAIEEGEHRFCELASGQCEGIARFVMVWAHRADGWRITNVLSYGHRTMTEEERGAMPSPGK; the protein is encoded by the coding sequence ATGGCGTCCATGTCGTTCCTCGCACTGCTCGCCGCCGCCGCGCTGTCTTCCGCACCTGCAGTGCCGCCTTCGGCCGCCCCCGCGGTTCAGGCCGATCCCCTGACCCGCGAGGTCGCCGCGCTCGATGCGAAAGTGTTCGATGCCTACAATCGCTGCGATCTGGATGCTTTCGCGGGATACTTCGATCCCGGCGTGGCCTTCTTCCACGATACCGGCGGCGCCACGTTCGATCGCGATACGGTGGTCGCCAATACCCGCAAGTACATCTGCGGCAAGGTTCGCCGGGAACTGTTGCCCGCCACGCTGCGCATCTATCCGATCAAGGACTATGGCGCGATCGAGGAGGGCGAGCATCGCTTCTGCGAACTGGCTTCCGGACAGTGCGAAGGGATCGCCCGGTTCGTGATGGTCTGGGCCCACCGGGCGGACGGCTGGCGCATCACCAACGTGCTCAGCTATGGGCACCGCACGATGACGGAGGAGGAACGCGGCGCGATGCCTTCACCCGGCAAATGA
- a CDS encoding glycine zipper 2TM domain-containing protein, with amino-acid sequence MRKAIVAATMAALTIPATFAVTEVAEARNHGHRYHRTDNGIRYWRGNDGRYRCKKSNGTTGLLIGGVAGALAGRAIDTRGDRATGTILGAAGGALLGREIDRNNSRPRCR; translated from the coding sequence ATGCGCAAAGCCATCGTGGCGGCGACCATGGCCGCCCTTACCATCCCCGCGACTTTCGCCGTCACCGAAGTTGCCGAAGCGCGCAACCACGGCCACCGCTATCACCGCACCGACAACGGTATCCGTTACTGGCGCGGAAATGACGGCCGTTACCGCTGCAAGAAGTCCAACGGCACCACCGGCCTGCTGATCGGCGGCGTTGCCGGCGCGCTGGCCGGCCGCGCGATCGACACCCGCGGCGATCGTGCCACCGGCACCATCCTCGGCGCTGCCGGCGGCGCCCTGCTGGGCCGCGAGATCGACCGCAACAACTCGCGTCCGCGCTGCCGCTGA
- a CDS encoding nitroreductase/quinone reductase family protein: MSDESAAAISAVRRDWVTEHRDMYLGSGGAQGHIMDITPVGGRAFATHCLVKYTGRKSGKVFITPLCYADIGGEVVICGSKGGADTHPQWYLNLVARPEVEFQIATQAFRGTWREPEGAERGKVWDFFVDCHPFYAAYQTSTERVLPLVLMKAETEIPVFRPEEATGIRTA; encoded by the coding sequence ATGAGCGACGAATCGGCAGCGGCGATCAGCGCCGTGCGGCGCGACTGGGTTACCGAACACCGCGACATGTATCTGGGCTCCGGCGGCGCGCAGGGGCACATCATGGACATCACCCCCGTCGGCGGCCGGGCCTTCGCCACGCATTGCCTGGTCAAGTACACCGGTCGCAAGAGCGGGAAGGTCTTCATCACCCCCCTGTGCTACGCGGATATCGGCGGCGAAGTGGTGATCTGCGGCTCCAAGGGCGGAGCGGACACGCATCCGCAATGGTATCTCAACCTCGTTGCCCGCCCCGAAGTCGAATTCCAGATCGCCACGCAGGCCTTCCGGGGCACATGGCGCGAACCCGAAGGCGCCGAGCGCGGGAAGGTCTGGGACTTCTTCGTGGACTGCCACCCCTTCTACGCCGCCTACCAGACCTCGACCGAACGGGTCCTGCCGCTGGTGCTGATGAAGGCGGAAACCGAAATCCCCGTGTTCCGGCCCGAAGAGGCCACCGGCATCCGCACCGCCTGA
- a CDS encoding FAS1-like dehydratase domain-containing protein — MSTTTIDFSDIDQYLGKTMDFSPMREPVANNDIRRWVHAMHYANLLHFDPATFEASRWGRLVAPQSFAIATDDGHGAAPACVGCIPNSHLLFGGDEWWFHGPRIEAGDVVTNTRIPFDYKVKETGFGPTCFQRGDNNYSNHKGEQIATQRSTAIRYLAHAGGDSVKADEFEEPEWTDEAIAALEDRKFAWVKMLHDLGHKERWWDDVAVGDQLPERVFGPHSIASFATEWRAYIVNTWGTMNLRKNDLEALGFTREMAGYENDPDMMLVNPSLTDGAYYGPSRGHLFPKYARRIGMPRGYGYGASMGSWVTDFLAGWAGEHGMVVHSIANYRGPALTGDVTIQTAEVTEKSVDAEGRHLVHVKHLMTNQNGKTMCTGTAEIALPKKAG, encoded by the coding sequence ATGAGCACCACCACGATCGACTTTTCGGATATCGACCAGTACCTCGGCAAGACCATGGACTTTTCGCCCATGCGCGAACCTGTCGCCAACAACGACATCCGGCGCTGGGTCCATGCCATGCATTACGCCAACCTGCTGCACTTCGATCCGGCCACTTTCGAGGCCAGCCGCTGGGGCCGCCTGGTCGCGCCGCAGAGCTTCGCCATCGCCACGGACGACGGCCACGGCGCCGCACCGGCCTGCGTGGGCTGCATCCCGAACTCGCACCTGCTGTTCGGCGGTGACGAATGGTGGTTCCACGGCCCCCGCATCGAGGCCGGAGACGTGGTGACGAACACCCGCATCCCCTTCGACTACAAGGTCAAGGAAACCGGGTTCGGCCCCACCTGCTTCCAGCGCGGGGACAACAACTATTCGAACCATAAAGGCGAGCAGATCGCCACGCAGCGCTCCACCGCGATCCGCTACCTCGCCCATGCCGGCGGCGATTCCGTGAAGGCCGACGAATTCGAAGAGCCGGAATGGACCGACGAGGCGATCGCCGCACTCGAAGACCGCAAGTTCGCCTGGGTGAAGATGCTTCACGACCTTGGCCACAAGGAGCGCTGGTGGGATGACGTGGCGGTGGGAGACCAGCTTCCCGAACGCGTCTTCGGCCCGCACTCGATCGCCAGCTTCGCGACCGAGTGGCGCGCCTATATCGTCAACACCTGGGGGACGATGAACCTGCGCAAGAATGACCTCGAAGCGCTGGGCTTCACGCGCGAGATGGCCGGGTACGAGAACGACCCGGACATGATGCTGGTCAACCCCTCGCTTACCGACGGCGCCTATTACGGCCCCTCGCGCGGACACCTGTTCCCGAAATACGCCCGCCGCATCGGCATGCCGCGCGGCTACGGCTATGGTGCCTCGATGGGTTCGTGGGTCACGGATTTCCTGGCAGGATGGGCGGGCGAGCATGGCATGGTCGTCCATTCCATCGCCAATTATCGCGGCCCGGCGCTCACCGGCGACGTGACGATCCAGACCGCCGAAGTGACCGAGAAGTCAGTCGACGCGGAAGGCCGCCATCTCGTCCACGTCAAGCACCTCATGACCAACCAGAACGGCAAGACCATGTGCACCGGCACGGCGGAGATCGCACTGCCGAAGAAGGCGGGCTGA
- a CDS encoding methyl-accepting chemotaxis protein codes for MSATSHSTGHGSGQAARANIAPLDEANYRTFPRILAAIRKHAPVALKSLYRRIESSPALSQLLPDAEIRRRASDAQYEHWIKMFSGRFDSDAAKRSEKIGNIHARVGLTPDYYITSYALVLEDMIEAMMARRFISPLNSRATGKMIGTLVKAALHDMQIALGAYFDAEAEARNRVLDSMSEALSEMATGNLQAQLGDLPEAYEKLGEDFHNMRHHVGSLVVEITDSADSVKVSAQEISAAANDLAFRTESQAATIARISEGVREVTGAIGTTASSAKSVDSSVSEVAGHARRGGEVMESAVVAMDKIKNSSTEIAQIIDVIEAIAFQTNLLALNAGVEAARAGEAGKGFAVVATEVRALAHRTTESANNIKNLITKSTQDVHQGVDLVAQTRSALDEIIARLAETTHMADEISRYSTTQAQTMRELSTEIQQLDTNTQQNAAMVEESNAAARALTEQAHAMATTVGKFRFERGTDQRPVEAERPRRGGKPMAVRKAVGF; via the coding sequence ATGAGCGCTACCTCGCACAGCACGGGTCACGGCAGCGGCCAGGCCGCCAGAGCCAATATCGCGCCGCTCGACGAAGCCAACTACCGGACCTTCCCGCGCATTCTCGCAGCGATCCGCAAGCATGCTCCGGTGGCGCTCAAGAGCCTGTACCGGCGGATCGAATCGTCCCCCGCGCTCAGCCAGCTCCTGCCCGATGCCGAAATCCGCCGCCGCGCCTCCGATGCGCAATACGAGCACTGGATCAAGATGTTCTCCGGCCGGTTCGACAGCGACGCCGCCAAGCGCAGCGAGAAGATCGGCAACATCCATGCCCGCGTAGGGCTCACGCCGGACTATTACATCACCAGCTATGCGCTGGTGCTGGAGGACATGATCGAGGCGATGATGGCGAGGCGCTTCATCTCGCCATTGAACAGCCGCGCCACGGGCAAGATGATCGGCACGCTGGTCAAGGCCGCGCTCCACGACATGCAGATCGCACTCGGCGCCTATTTCGACGCCGAAGCCGAAGCCCGCAACCGCGTGCTGGATTCCATGAGCGAAGCCTTGTCAGAAATGGCCACCGGCAACCTCCAGGCCCAGCTTGGAGACCTTCCCGAAGCTTACGAGAAGCTGGGAGAGGACTTCCACAACATGCGCCACCACGTGGGTTCGCTGGTGGTGGAGATCACCGATTCCGCCGACAGCGTGAAAGTCAGCGCGCAGGAAATCAGCGCCGCCGCCAATGACCTCGCCTTTCGCACCGAAAGCCAGGCCGCGACGATCGCCCGCATTTCAGAAGGCGTGCGCGAAGTCACCGGCGCCATCGGCACGACCGCCAGCAGCGCCAAGAGCGTCGACTCCAGCGTTTCCGAAGTGGCCGGCCATGCCCGGCGCGGCGGCGAGGTGATGGAATCGGCAGTCGTCGCCATGGACAAGATCAAGAATTCCTCCACGGAGATCGCCCAGATCATCGACGTGATCGAAGCCATTGCCTTCCAGACCAACCTGCTGGCGCTTAACGCTGGGGTAGAGGCGGCGCGGGCCGGGGAAGCGGGCAAGGGCTTCGCGGTGGTCGCCACCGAAGTGCGCGCGCTGGCCCATCGCACCACCGAATCGGCGAACAACATCAAGAACCTGATCACCAAGTCGACCCAGGACGTTCACCAGGGCGTGGATCTCGTGGCGCAAACCCGCTCGGCGCTGGACGAGATCATCGCCCGTCTTGCGGAAACCACGCATATGGCGGACGAAATCTCGCGCTATTCCACCACCCAGGCGCAGACCATGCGCGAGCTTTCCACCGAGATCCAGCAGCTCGACACCAATACCCAGCAGAACGCCGCCATGGTGGAGGAATCCAACGCCGCCGCCCGCGCGCTTACCGAACAGGCCCATGCCATGGCGACGACGGTGGGCAAGTTCCGCTTCGAGCGGGGCACGGACCAGCGCCCGGTAGAAGCCGAGCGCCCGCGCCGCGGCGGCAAGCCGATGGCGGTGCGCAAGGCCGTGGGGTTCTAG
- the map gene encoding type I methionyl aminopeptidase gives MIKSSDEVEIMAESGRLLASVFTYLDGLALAGQTTMQINDLVERFIVDELHARPASKGQYGYGFVLNCSRNEVVCHGVPSTQDVLSNGDIVNFDITLEKNGYIADSSKTYFVGEVSPTARRLVETTYEAMWKGIRAVRPGARLGDIGHAIEKHAKRAGYSIVRDYCGHGIGREMHEKPEVLHFGKPGTGLTLREGMVFTIEPMLNQGRRMVRTEDDGWTVVTVDGKLSAQFEHTVAVTRDGVRVLTLRPEERFAPKF, from the coding sequence ATGATAAAGTCTTCCGACGAAGTCGAGATCATGGCCGAATCCGGCCGCCTGCTCGCCAGCGTCTTCACGTATCTCGACGGGCTGGCGCTGGCCGGACAGACGACGATGCAGATCAACGACCTTGTCGAGCGCTTCATCGTCGATGAACTGCACGCGCGCCCCGCCAGCAAGGGGCAGTACGGCTACGGCTTCGTGCTGAACTGCTCGCGAAACGAGGTCGTCTGCCACGGCGTCCCCTCGACGCAGGATGTGCTTTCAAACGGCGATATCGTGAACTTCGACATCACGCTGGAGAAGAACGGCTACATCGCCGATTCCAGCAAGACCTACTTCGTCGGCGAGGTTTCACCCACCGCCCGGCGGCTGGTGGAGACGACCTACGAGGCCATGTGGAAGGGCATCCGTGCGGTCCGCCCCGGCGCCCGGCTCGGCGATATCGGCCATGCCATCGAGAAACATGCCAAGCGCGCCGGCTACTCGATCGTGCGCGACTATTGCGGGCACGGTATCGGGCGGGAAATGCACGAAAAACCGGAGGTCCTCCATTTCGGCAAACCCGGCACCGGCCTGACCTTGCGGGAGGGCATGGTCTTCACCATCGAACCGATGCTCAACCAGGGGCGCCGGATGGTGCGGACGGAAGACGATGGATGGACCGTCGTCACCGTCGACGGGAAACTCTCCGCCCAGTTCGAACATACCGTTGCGGTAACGCGCGACGGTGTCCGGGTGCTGACACTGCGCCCGGAAGAGCGATTTGCCCCGAAGTTCTAA
- a CDS encoding glycine zipper 2TM domain-containing protein, giving the protein MKKTLLALTMAALVLPMAAPVAAAPHHDRRGHDRYDRRDYDSRGRYKEPRRMSRNDHAWRGRDGRYYCKRDNGTTGLIIGAGAGALAGHEIAGSGDQTLGTILGGVAGGLLGREIDKGDVKCR; this is encoded by the coding sequence ATGAAAAAGACCCTGCTGGCGCTCACCATGGCCGCGCTCGTGCTGCCGATGGCCGCCCCCGTGGCCGCCGCGCCGCACCACGATCGCCGCGGCCATGACCGTTACGATCGCCGCGATTACGATTCGCGCGGCCGTTACAAGGAGCCGCGCCGCATGTCCCGCAACGATCACGCATGGCGCGGCCGTGACGGCCGCTACTACTGCAAGCGCGACAACGGTACGACCGGCCTCATCATCGGCGCGGGCGCGGGCGCACTGGCCGGTCACGAGATCGCCGGCAGCGGCGACCAGACCCTTGGCACGATCCTCGGCGGTGTCGCCGGTGGCCTGCTCGGCCGCGAGATCGACAAGGGCGACGTGAAGTGCCGTTGA
- a CDS encoding PhzF family phenazine biosynthesis protein translates to MQLDLVDVFGSGPLSGNPLAVVRGGEDLDSETMQRITRWLGYSETTFLLPPTDPAADYRVRIFYPAGELPFAGHPTLGSAHAWLAAGGVPRTAGTIVQECGIGLVEVRQEREMLAFRAPALVRSGPLDAEDLAETIRLCGVDEGDVLAGVHAANGPGWKVLHLTSAEAVLAAEPAARAPLHTDVALLGPITTTSAAGSAAGSAAQWELRAFFADASGRLCEDPVTGSLNAAVAQYLFASGQAQGPYVAAQGRKVGADGLVHCRRDADGAVWIAGKATTVSEGGALPGPF, encoded by the coding sequence ATGCAACTTGATCTGGTGGATGTGTTCGGCTCGGGGCCGCTCAGCGGGAATCCGCTGGCGGTCGTGCGCGGCGGGGAGGATCTCGACAGCGAAACGATGCAGCGGATCACCCGCTGGCTCGGCTATTCGGAAACGACCTTCCTGCTGCCGCCCACCGATCCGGCCGCGGATTACCGGGTGAGGATCTTCTATCCGGCGGGCGAACTGCCTTTCGCGGGGCACCCGACGCTTGGCAGCGCCCATGCCTGGCTGGCGGCAGGCGGCGTGCCCCGGACAGCGGGAACGATCGTGCAGGAGTGCGGCATCGGCCTCGTCGAAGTGCGGCAGGAAAGGGAAATGCTCGCCTTCCGCGCGCCGGCCCTGGTGCGGTCGGGGCCTTTGGACGCGGAGGATCTCGCCGAGACGATCAGGCTTTGCGGTGTTGACGAAGGCGATGTCCTTGCCGGGGTCCATGCCGCCAACGGGCCGGGGTGGAAGGTGCTCCACCTTACGTCGGCCGAAGCGGTGCTGGCGGCCGAGCCGGCGGCACGCGCGCCGCTGCATACCGATGTCGCGCTGCTTGGCCCCATAACGACGACCAGTGCGGCTGGCAGCGCGGCTGGCAGCGCGGCCCAGTGGGAGCTGCGGGCCTTCTTCGCCGATGCGAGCGGGCGCCTTTGCGAGGACCCGGTGACCGGCAGCCTCAATGCGGCGGTCGCGCAGTACCTCTTCGCCAGCGGGCAGGCGCAAGGGCCCTATGTCGCGGCGCAAGGGCGGAAGGTCGGCGCGGACGGGCTGGTCCATTGCCGCCGGGATGCGGATGGCGCGGTCTGGATTGCAGGCAAGGCTACCACGGTTTCGGAAGGCGGGGCACTGCCGGGGCCGTTCTGA